AACCCGGCCGGGGTGACTCTCTCCCTGGAGAAGCGACGGGCCCTCCTCGACCTGGCCACCGAGTACGACTTCACGATCTTCGAGGACGACCCGTACGCGGACATCCGGTTCCGGGGCGAGCCGCTGCCCTCGATGCTCTCGCTCGACGAGCGGGGCAGCGTGGTGCACGCCTCCAGCTTCACCAAGACGGTCTGCCCAGGTGTCCGGGTCGGCTACCTGGTCGGGCCGGCCCCGCTGATCGCCGACATCGCCAAGGAGGCGACCAACCTCTACATCTCGCCGGGGATGGTGGCGCAGGCGATCGTGCACCAGTTCTGTGTCTCCGGCGACATCGACCGGTCGATCCGTACGGTCAGCGGCGCACTCGGCGAGCGGGCCGTCGCGTTGGCGTCGGCGCTGCGGGAGCACATCCCGGACGTCCGGTTCACCGAGCCGAACGGCGGCTACTTCCTCTGGATCGAGTTGCCGCAGAACGTGCACGTGGACCGGCTGGTGCCGGCGGCGACCGAGCGGGGCGTGACGGTCGTCAAGGGCAGTGACTTCCTCGTCGAGGGCGGCCAGCACGCGTTGCGGCTGGCGTACTCGGGGGTGACGGTGGACCAGATCGACGAGGGCGTACGCCGGCTCGCCGACGCCGTGCGGGCGGTCCGCGACTGAGATCCGAACGACCCGACGCCGGGGTACGGACAGGGGCGGACATCGCCCGTTCCGTGCCCCGGCGTTCTGTTGTTCCGGTCCGTTTTCCGCGTCTGTTCGGGGGTCCGTTTCCGCGTCTGTTCCGGGTCCAGCTCCGCGTCTGTTCCGGCTCAGTTTCCGCGTCCGCCTGCGGTCGGGGCCGACGTCTCGGGAACGGGCTCGGGTGCGGGGGCTCGGGTTAGCCGGAGCATCGGACCAATGCCCACTTTTTCCGGCCGTAACTTGTGTCGGATATCCGACAATCGCCAGCAGCGGTCGATCCGGGGTTTCCTACGGGCCGGTAGGCGGCTCACAATGCTGCGAGCGCCACTCGCGTCAGGGTCGACCATCCGCCGACGGGCGGCGGCCCGGCGGAGTTCCGTACGTGGTTGGCGCGCATGACAGAACCCCCCGCCCCCACGGCGCCGGGTGGGCCGTCCGCACCTTACCCCCCCGACGTGGACGGTCCACCCGGCGCCACCCCCCGGTGACCCGACCGGCGGAACCGCCCGAATCCGCCCACCGCGAGCACCCGATTCCGTCCACCGCGAGCGACGGAACGCGGCCCCGGGCGACGGCCTGACCGTCCAGCGCGACCGCCCGGATTCCGCCAACCG
The nucleotide sequence above comes from Plantactinospora soyae. Encoded proteins:
- a CDS encoding aminotransferase-like domain-containing protein; this translates as MTAEQLISFARGAPSLDIVDIDGLKAAAGRAFDADPAGITGYGTSVGYPPLRKWIADKHGVGVDQVLVTNGSLQADAFLFAHLIRPGDAVVVERPTYDRTLLNLQQQGSEVHPVTIQPDGIDTDELGKLLESGVRPKLAHIIPNFQNPAGVTLSLEKRRALLDLATEYDFTIFEDDPYADIRFRGEPLPSMLSLDERGSVVHASSFTKTVCPGVRVGYLVGPAPLIADIAKEATNLYISPGMVAQAIVHQFCVSGDIDRSIRTVSGALGERAVALASALREHIPDVRFTEPNGGYFLWIELPQNVHVDRLVPAATERGVTVVKGSDFLVEGGQHALRLAYSGVTVDQIDEGVRRLADAVRAVRD